The Synergistaceae bacterium genome includes the window AAATCTAAATATTCCGTTCTCATCGTCAAAGTTAAAATGCCACTCATCAACAAGTAAGAAATCACGAATTTCCGCCGCAATTTCCTGTGAATAATCTTCATCAGCAAAAGCCTTCTTTGCACTCACGCCCGCAAATAATATTATTAACGCACAAATAATTAATATACTCGTCAAAATAAATTCCTCCTTTATACACTTTATACAAATTATATAAACACGCTTATATTGTATCAGTTAATCAGGAGAAAATTTTTATAATTATCTAGCGAGCCAGCCTCCGTCGACTGCTAAAATATGGCCGTTCACGTAATTTGACGCTTGAGACGCAAGAAATACAGCAGCACCCTTCAAATCTTCAGGAGTCCCCCATCTGTCTGCGGGAATTCTCGATAAAATTTCTACGCTGCGTTTAGGGTCTTTAATGAGTGCGTCCGTGTTATTTGTTGCTATATAGCCCGGTGCTATTGCGTTGACCTGAATATTATATTTTGCGAGTTCATTTGCCATTAATTTGGTAATTCCTGCTACTGCGCTTTTACTGGCTGTGTAACTCACGACTCTTATACCGCCCTGAAATGAAAGCATTGACGCTATATTAATAATTTTGCCGCCGCCCTGAGCTTTCATGACTCTAGCTGCTGCCTGAGACAGGAAAAATAAAGATTTCTGATTCGTGTTAATTACGTCGTCCCAGTTTTTCTCGCTGAATTCGAGAACGTCCTCGCGCCTGATTATGCCTGCATTATTCACGAGAATATCAAGCCGCCCGAAAGTTTTTATTGTCGTATCGACTAAATCCTGAATCTTGTCTTGCTTGCTCATGTCGATATCATAATATAAAAATTTCCGGCCAAGTGATTCGATATATTGCTTAGTTTCGGGCATTTCGGCGTGCCCGGCTCCCACGACATTGCAGCCTGCTTCTGCTAAACCTTCA containing:
- the kduD gene encoding 2-dehydro-3-deoxy-D-gluconate 5-dehydrogenase KduD yields the protein MMTNLFNLEGKIALVTGARTGIGRGIAEGLAEAGCNVVGAGHAEMPETKQYIESLGRKFLYYDIDMSKQDKIQDLVDTTIKTFGRLDILVNNAGIIRREDVLEFSEKNWDDVINTNQKSLFFLSQAAARVMKAQGGGKIINIASMLSFQGGIRVVSYTASKSAVAGITKLMANELAKYNIQVNAIAPGYIATNNTDALIKDPKRSVEILSRIPADRWGTPEDLKGAAVFLASQASNYVNGHILAVDGGWLAR